From Caretta caretta isolate rCarCar2 chromosome 9, rCarCar1.hap1, whole genome shotgun sequence, one genomic window encodes:
- the LOC125642955 gene encoding rho-related GTP-binding protein RhoG-like, giving the protein MQTIKCVVVGDGAVGKTCLLISYTTNAFPEEYIPTVFDNYSAQMTVDGRTVSLNLWDTAGQEEYDRLRTLSYPQTNVFVICFSIGSPSSYANVRHKWHPEVSHHCPNVPILLVGTKRDLRSDVETVKKLKEQSLAPTTPQQGTSLAKQIGAVKYLECSALNQEGVREVFAEAVRAVLYPVAKKNTKKCVLL; this is encoded by the coding sequence ATGCAGACAATAAAGTGTGTAGTTGTTGGAGATGGTGCGGTGGGAAAGACCTGTCTTCTCATCAGCTACACCACCAATGCCTTTCCAGAGGAGTACATACCCACTGTGTTTGACAACTATAGTGCCCAGATGACTGTGGATGGCCGGACAGTTAGTCTAAATCTCTGGGACACTGCAGGCCAGGAGGAATATGACCGTCTACGTACCCTCTCATACCCTCAAACCAATGTATTTGTCATCTGTTTTTCCATTGGAAGTCCCTCCTCTTATGCAAATGTTCGGCACAAATGGCACCCTGAAGTCTCTCACCACTGTCCTAATGTTCCAATCCTTTTAGTTGGCACCAAAAGGGACTTACGAAGTGATGTGGAAACCGTTAAAAAGCTGAAGGAGCAAAGCTTGGCTCCCACTACCCCACAACAGGGAACTTCACTGGCCAAACAGATTGGAGCAGTAAAATATTTGGAATGCTCAGCTCTGAACCAGGAGGGGGTTCGAGAGGTGTTTGCTGAAGCTGTGCGCGCAGTTTTATACCCAGTggcaaagaaaaacacaaaaaagtgTGTCCTGTTGTAG